In Alcaligenes faecalis, the sequence GGAGTACCCATTTGTTGAAAGTCAGAAAAAGCATGTCGCACAAGGTGTAGACCACCGAGATGATCAACATATAGACCACAACCGCATCGTAAGCACCCACACCCGCAGCGGCATTCATTTCCTGACCCATGCCAGGCACACCCAGCAATTCAGCCGCAATCAGCGTCATCCAGGCCTGACCTATACCGGCACGCACACCACTCAACAAACCGGGGCTGATCGCAGGCAGAACCACCGTCCAGGCGCGAGCGAAATAAGAGTTATGCCCAAAAGCCGCTGCCAGTTCGTAATAGCGGGGATCGACTGAGCGCACCGCACTGTAAGTGGCAAAGTAGTTCAGCCAGAACACACCGATAGCAATCACAAAGGCTGCGCCAGTATGGCTAACCTTGAACCAGGCAATTGCAAACACCACCCACGCCAAGGGCGGGATAGGACGCAGCAAACGAACCAAATACGCTTGCAGCAAATCAAAGCGATGGATAGTTGCCGCCGCCAGACCAAAAGCAATACCCAGGAAAGTGCCGATGCCCAAGCCCCAGAAATAATGCACCAGACTGGACTGAGCAGCGGGCCAGAGACGACCAGCCTCAATCTCCTGGAACAAGGCCGAGGGCAAGCTCAAGGGATCAGGCAAGGTACCGCGTGGAGCCCAGCCATAGACATAAGCCAAGCGCCACACCAGGATAAACAAGGCCAGACCGGCTACGCCGTAAACAATCCGCTCCAGACCACGACGCCACAAGGCATCAACCAAGGTACCCGCAGGTGCAGGTGCCGCGGCGGGCAAACTTGCTTGTTTCGCAACGCTCATTACGGTGCCGCCTTCTCATAAAAGCGAACGTCAAACAGGCTTTGAACATCGTCCAGCTTGGTCGCCAGCGTGCCTAAAGAAACCTGGAAATCCTGCAGCTGAACCGTGCCATCAATAATCTTGCGAGGGTCAGGCTGGAACTGATCGTGCGAACGCTCGATAGCAGCCTGCACAATGTCTTTAGGCAAACGACCACCGCCTACATACTTCTGCACATAAGGCGTTGCCTTGGCAGGCTCATCACGCAGCAGAGCAGTGGCACGCAGGTGAGCATTCACCAGATGCTGAACCAGATCAGGATTGGATTTGATCAGGCCTTCACGCACCAGCAGTACCGAACCGGGCTCATTGGGGAACAGTTCACCACCATGTGCCACGATCTTGGCATCAGGCTGGCGTTGCAGAATTTGGCTAACGGTAGGTTCCAGAATCGCGGCAGCATCCACAGCATGATTGCTCAAGGCCTGTTGAATCTGCGCTTCGCCCTGGAAGATCACCTCGACCACATCCGGGTCTACTTTCAGCATATTGCGCAGCCAGTACTGCAAAGCAGCCTCAGGCACAGCGCCTTTGGGGTAGCTGGCAACCTTGGGCTTGTGACCCTTCTCCTGGGTGAACTTGGCTACAGCCGCTGCAAAATCAGGCTTGTCGGCATCCAGATAGGCAGCCAGATCGCCAATAGCGACCACGCTAACCTGTTCCACAATGTTGGAGGCAACAACTTTGACGTCAGCCTCTTTAGCCTTGGCCACCAAAGCGGGGCCAATACCCACATAGGCAACGTCCAACTGACCGGCGATCAAGGCCTGAGTCAGCGCTGGACCGCTTTGAAACTGGACCAGCTTGGGGTCCGGTTGTCCCTCTGGCAGTAAGTCGCCAGACCCTAAGCCCACGAACAATTGAGCGGCAGGCATGATGGGCAAATAGCCAATCTCCAGCGCTTGCTCGGCAGCCTGTGCGGAGAAGGAGACGGAAAGAGCAAGAAGGCCAGGGGCTAAATAACGGGAAAACATAACGATCTCGTGAAACAGGCGAAAACTGAAGCTTAAACCTGTTGGAGAGACGCATCTTTATTTGCTAATAACTACAAATCATAAAAACCGGGTTCTTTACGCAATCCCTTCCTGCCAGCTCCAGTCAGCATTGCAAAACCGCCCCACACCTGGGGTTTCAAGGGGGAAGCAAACGGTAGCCGTCGCGTACAAACAATTGTCCCAAGGAGGTAGAGCCATAAATATTCAAATGATTATTGTCGAAGTAGGCCATACGTCCCGCGTAACGACCTTGAGCGGAAAGCTGGCTGGCCACCGGCCCTAAATCAACCCAATGCACATTAGGGATACGATCGACAATCTGCTTGATTCTGGCATTGGCAGACTGGGCCTTCTCTCCGGACTCACGTTCCACATGCAAGCCCAAACGATCAAAAAGCTCCAGACGAATGGGAGAAACGGGTAACTCCGGTACATCCGACAAAACATAAACCGGGGTCGTTTTCGCCATGCTGCGCAAGGTGTGTTCCAACTTCGGCAAGTAATCCGGATCCGCACGCTCAGGCTCATCGCCTAATTGATAAGACCAGAAAGAAGTAAAGACGACGGCATCATATTGCCGATACTCTGCCGCCACGTACTCCTTCAAATTCTTGCAAGGCTCCCGTGATGACTCGGGCAGGATGTTCTGGCTGAAATTAAAAACGGGAGAACAAGAGCTACCTGTAACGACATAGGCTTGCCAGCCTTCATGGCGCCCGACCTCATCCATAAAAGAGTTCAAAGCCGCCGCATGGGAATCCCCCGTCATCAAGACACGAGCAGGCACATTCGACGCACCTCGCAAACAGCGTTTGTCAAAATTCCCATGACAAACATCGGTCCCGTAACTCAAAAGGGAGGGATCAAAATCCAGTGCCGGCTTTATGGTCTTCAGACCAGCTCCCAATGCAGCCAGCATTAAAGCCGGAGCCAAAAACAACAGCAAAAAAGCCCTTGTGAAACTGATGCTCAGACGTTTGCAGCGCAGCTCCACAAATCGGTAAGTCAAATACGCCAGGGCAAATATAGAGGGCACAGCAACAAGCAGCCAACTGGCGGGCAAAACATAAGCCCCATAGACGTATCGCAAATAAGCCAACACAGGCCAATGCCACAGGTACAGGGAATAGGAGATCAGCCCTATAGCAACCATGAAAGGCATCTGAAAAACCCGCATGACCAGGCCACCAGCCGCCTGGTCGGACCGGCCCCCGTAAATGAACAGGCCTGCTCCCAAACATGGCAAAAGAGCATTCAAGCCTGGAAACAGGAAGTGCTTGTCCAACATGA encodes:
- a CDS encoding ABC transporter permease, translated to MSVAKQASLPAAAPAPAGTLVDALWRRGLERIVYGVAGLALFILVWRLAYVYGWAPRGTLPDPLSLPSALFQEIEAGRLWPAAQSSLVHYFWGLGIGTFLGIAFGLAAATIHRFDLLQAYLVRLLRPIPPLAWVVFAIAWFKVSHTGAAFVIAIGVFWLNYFATYSAVRSVDPRYYELAAAFGHNSYFARAWTVVLPAISPGLLSGVRAGIGQAWMTLIAAELLGVPGMGQEMNAAAGVGAYDAVVVYMLIISVVYTLCDMLFLTFNKWVLQWQP
- a CDS encoding ABC transporter substrate-binding protein; this translates as MFSRYLAPGLLALSVSFSAQAAEQALEIGYLPIMPAAQLFVGLGSGDLLPEGQPDPKLVQFQSGPALTQALIAGQLDVAYVGIGPALVAKAKEADVKVVASNIVEQVSVVAIGDLAAYLDADKPDFAAAVAKFTQEKGHKPKVASYPKGAVPEAALQYWLRNMLKVDPDVVEVIFQGEAQIQQALSNHAVDAAAILEPTVSQILQRQPDAKIVAHGGELFPNEPGSVLLVREGLIKSNPDLVQHLVNAHLRATALLRDEPAKATPYVQKYVGGGRLPKDIVQAAIERSHDQFQPDPRKIIDGTVQLQDFQVSLGTLATKLDDVQSLFDVRFYEKAAP
- a CDS encoding acyltransferase family protein, which produces MMKYRSDIDGLRALAVLSVLIFHLNSNWLPGGFIGVDVFFVISGFLISQIIKNEVMAGRFFFSDFYKRRIRRILPPLYIVLFFSLLVGFVILISEDFERLFFSVLYSSSFLANRFFSKDGGYFDISSDEKPLLHIWSLSIEEQFYFIWPLVFILVFKLLSKYKKENLDAWLIGFVACVVALGFAYSQLYLLSSKAGDSVYFLLRLRFSELLVGALFAFLPVYTQRLGCHLLQLAGVVLIASGLLMLDKHFLFPGLNALLPCLGAGLFIYGGRSDQAAGGLVMRVFQMPFMVAIGLISYSLYLWHWPVLAYLRYVYGAYVLPASWLLVAVPSIFALAYLTYRFVELRCKRLSISFTRAFLLLFLAPALMLAALGAGLKTIKPALDFDPSLLSYGTDVCHGNFDKRCLRGASNVPARVLMTGDSHAAALNSFMDEVGRHEGWQAYVVTGSSCSPVFNFSQNILPESSREPCKNLKEYVAAEYRQYDAVVFTSFWSYQLGDEPERADPDYLPKLEHTLRSMAKTTPVYVLSDVPELPVSPIRLELFDRLGLHVERESGEKAQSANARIKQIVDRIPNVHWVDLGPVASQLSAQGRYAGRMAYFDNNHLNIYGSTSLGQLFVRDGYRLLPP